In Campylobacter porcelli, the sequence ATCTCTTTAATATGTCTAAAATTAAAATATATTTAATAAATTTTTTAATTTAAGATATGCTAATTTAATGCTTGTTTTAAAAAATTATTTAAAATAAGCAATTTTTATTAATTTAAGGAGAGAGTATGAAGGTATTAATTTTAGATGGTGGTAAAAATTTTGGTAGTAGTGGTGGCAAACTAAATACCTTGCTTTGCGAGATAGCAAGCAGTGAGCTAAAGGCTAAAGGATATGAAGTGCTACAAACCAAAATAGACGATGGCTACAATATAGATGAAGAGGCAAAAAAGGTGCTAGAAAGCGATATAATCATCTGGCAATATCCTGGCTGGTGGATGGGCGAGCCGTGGATAGTCAAAAAATATCTTGATGAAGTTTTCATGGCTGCAGCTAGTAATCTAATAAAAAGCGATGGCAGACACGCTAGTAACCCTGAGTATGGATATGGCACAGGCGGACTAGCTACAAACAAAAAATATATGATAAGCACCACTTGGAATGCACCAATTACAGCATTTAATGATAAAAATGAGTTTTTTGAAGGGCGTGGGTGCGATGGTGTAACATTTGCTATGCACAAAGCGATGGAATTTTGCGGTATGAAGGCGTTGCCAAGCTTTATTTGTAATGATGTGGTAAAAAATCCAAAGGTAGATGAGTATATAAATAGCTACAAAGAGCATATAAGGGCGAATTTTTAAAATTTGATGGGTTGAAATTTGGAGCTTTTTAGCTTAAATATTGCTTAAAATTGCCAAATTTCAAAGCTAAATTTATTAATAGAATTTAACTTAAATAATTTAAATTCTATATTTGCTAAGCTAAATTTTAAGCGGATTAAAACGCTAAAATTTAGCCTAATCTAAAACCGCTTTATACTCACATTTTTGGCATAGATTTTCTACCGCTTTTGCCACTTTAAAGCCATCTATTATGGCTTTAGCTTTAGGTGAGTTTATGATGGTAGTTAGGCTTTGCTCTTTTAGGCTACCTAGATTTATGCTAGCCCCAGCATCAATGCAGCATGGCACCACAATTCCACTACTTTTAATGCCAATTTGCAAGATTAGGCCGTGGCAATATTTATGCGGATTTTGCGAATTTGGCTTTTTCCACTCAAAATACTCTTTAAAAATCAAAAATGTCTTATAATCTAAGCGAATTTTATCCGCATTATAATCAATTTTCACCCCAAAAAACTGCTCAAATCTATCTTTAATCATCTTAAATTTAGGCTCATTTATCATATGCTTTTGAACTCTAAAATTTACAAAAATATCGCTTTTTATCTCTTTTTTAAATTTACAAAAATCAAGTAAATTATCTATATAATCATCTTTAAATTTACCGTTTTTATCTATAAAAGCACTTAGAGAAAATGAAATTTGATGAGCTTTACAAAGTGTGGTAAAATCATGCTTATTTAGATATTTGCCAGTTGTGACTAAATCGACTTTAAAGGAGTTTTTAAAGGCCAAATCTAGATATTTATCCAAATTTAAATTAGCCAATGGATCGCCTAAAAGATGCAAACAAATCGCCCTCGTCTTGCCCCTTATCTGTGATAAAATAT encodes:
- a CDS encoding NAD(P)H-dependent oxidoreductase is translated as MKVLILDGGKNFGSSGGKLNTLLCEIASSELKAKGYEVLQTKIDDGYNIDEEAKKVLESDIIIWQYPGWWMGEPWIVKKYLDEVFMAAASNLIKSDGRHASNPEYGYGTGGLATNKKYMISTTWNAPITAFNDKNEFFEGRGCDGVTFAMHKAMEFCGMKALPSFICNDVVKNPKVDEYINSYKEHIRANF
- a CDS encoding radical SAM/SPASM domain-containing protein, producing MAKFQKVYIEISDICGCECSFCPSVSVDKFGPMDLGLYSDILSQIRGKTRAICLHLLGDPLANLNLDKYLDLAFKNSFKVDLVTTGKYLNKHDFTTLCKAHQISFSLSAFIDKNGKFKDDYIDNLLDFCKFKKEIKSDIFVNFRVQKHMINEPKFKMIKDRFEQFFGVKIDYNADKIRLDYKTFLIFKEYFEWKKPNSQNPHKYCHGLILQIGIKSSGIVVPCCIDAGASINLGSLKEQSLTTIINSPKAKAIIDGFKVAKAVENLCQKCEYKAVLD